One bacterium DNA segment encodes these proteins:
- a CDS encoding nuclear transport factor 2 family protein — translation MSSSPDPDQIVRDFSAAWGRADLDFIMDAFADDAIYHNMPMQPLEGKAAIRAGIEAFLKQSPGGIDFEILNQVSAGNLVMNERIDTFENEGNKTAAPVAGFFQLDDAGKIEVWRDYFDMGAFQAG, via the coding sequence ATGTCCAGCTCTCCCGACCCCGATCAGATCGTTCGTGACTTCAGCGCTGCCTGGGGCCGCGCCGACCTCGACTTCATCATGGACGCGTTCGCCGACGACGCGATCTATCACAACATGCCGATGCAGCCCCTCGAAGGGAAGGCGGCGATCCGGGCCGGGATCGAGGCCTTCCTGAAGCAGAGCCCGGGCGGGATCGACTTCGAGATCCTGAACCAGGTGAGCGCCGGCAACCTCGTGATGAACGAGCGGATCGACACCTTCGAGAACGAGGGCAACAAGACCGCGGCCCCGGTCGCGGGCTTCTTCCAGCTCGACGACGCGGGCAAGATCGAGGTCTGGCGCGACTACTTCGACATGGGCGCGTTCCAGGCCGGCTAG